Proteins from a genomic interval of Acidimicrobiia bacterium:
- a CDS encoding PHP domain-containing protein, whose translation MAEVINDAEETAIDRHPHLAEPLRPGWVRVDMHSHTMWSGDSTTTPDEVEQAVVDSGIDVLCITDHNAIAGAKELTKRLPCRVIVGEELRTQLGEIIGLFLTERVPFGVSPLEAAHRIRNQGGLVYIPHPFDPMRANLRADIIDDLVQAGLVDAIEGKNGKTSLEHLNLEAREFAAKHDLLVGAGSDAHVPSALGCVYVEMPDFDGPESFKESLAEGVLVGHYFDRARPWTPRIVPSIQAH comes from the coding sequence GTGGCCGAGGTGATTAACGACGCGGAAGAAACCGCCATAGACCGCCATCCGCATTTAGCGGAACCCCTTCGACCGGGTTGGGTACGTGTAGACATGCATTCCCACACCATGTGGTCGGGCGATTCCACCACCACACCTGATGAGGTTGAACAAGCGGTAGTAGATAGTGGCATTGACGTGCTCTGCATCACCGATCACAACGCCATTGCTGGGGCGAAAGAGCTGACCAAACGGCTGCCGTGCCGAGTGATTGTTGGTGAAGAGCTTCGCACTCAGCTGGGTGAAATTATTGGCCTGTTTCTAACCGAGCGGGTTCCATTTGGAGTTTCGCCCCTAGAAGCTGCCCACCGCATCCGCAATCAGGGCGGGTTGGTTTATATTCCTCACCCCTTCGACCCTATGCGCGCCAATCTGCGAGCCGACATCATCGACGATTTGGTACAAGCCGGTTTGGTGGATGCCATCGAAGGTAAGAATGGTAAGACCAGCTTGGAACACCTGAACTTGGAAGCACGAGAATTTGCCGCCAAGCATGACCTGTTAGTGGGCGCCGGTAGCGATGCGCATGTTCCGTCGGCATTGGGCTGCGTTTACGTGGAAATGCCCGACTTCGACGGGCCAGAATCGTTTAAAGAGTCGTTGGCCGAAGGTGTACTTGTAGGGCACTACTTCGACCGCGCTCGGCCGTGGACCCCTCGAATCGTTCCTTCAATCCAAGCGCACTGA
- a CDS encoding undecaprenyl-diphosphate phosphatase — protein sequence MPIIHAIALAITQGLTEFFPVSSSGHLSLLPWFFGWDDFANSPHLNKAFDVALHLGTLVGAISYFWNDLVRYAKAGLALIFNREQRSNPTTDARVAWFLVASSVPGALTGLFLSDVLEAWEDKFWLIGVLLIVFGLILGWADSLVGTRKTEGFTLRDALLMGLGQAFALQPGVSRSGATMTVARVLGFERDTAARISFLMAIPIIAGAGLYSAVSVFSEGGIPADFRAPFAVGMATAAITGWLAVWATLRVVRNHGFGIFVAYRVVLGVVVIAVAASPWR from the coding sequence TTGCCCATAATTCATGCCATCGCCCTGGCTATTACTCAGGGCCTGACCGAGTTCTTTCCTGTCTCCTCCAGTGGACACTTGAGTCTGCTGCCGTGGTTTTTTGGGTGGGACGATTTCGCTAACAGCCCTCACCTGAACAAGGCCTTCGACGTGGCTTTACACCTAGGTACGCTGGTTGGGGCGATTTCATACTTTTGGAATGATCTTGTTCGTTATGCCAAAGCAGGCTTGGCTTTAATTTTCAACCGTGAACAACGAAGTAACCCCACTACCGACGCCCGAGTGGCATGGTTTTTGGTGGCGTCATCAGTGCCGGGTGCGCTTACCGGATTGTTCCTATCTGATGTTTTGGAAGCTTGGGAAGACAAGTTTTGGTTGATTGGTGTTTTGCTAATCGTCTTTGGCTTGATATTGGGGTGGGCCGATAGCTTGGTGGGAACGCGTAAGACCGAAGGGTTCACCCTTCGAGATGCGCTATTGATGGGCTTAGGGCAAGCCTTCGCCCTACAACCCGGCGTTTCACGCTCGGGGGCCACCATGACGGTGGCGCGAGTGTTGGGTTTTGAGCGTGATACTGCGGCCCGGATTTCTTTCCTCATGGCCATACCAATTATTGCTGGGGCCGGTCTTTATAGCGCGGTTAGTGTTTTCAGCGAAGGCGGCATACCGGCTGACTTTCGAGCACCGTTCGCGGTTGGTATGGCGACGGCAGCCATAACTGGATGGTTGGCAGTGTGGGCCACACTTCGAGTGGTCCGTAACCACGGCTTTGGCATCTTTGTTGCCTATCGAGTGGTGCTCGGCGTGGTTGTGATCGCCGTAGCTGCCTCGCCGTGGCGTTAA
- the cofH gene encoding 5-amino-6-(D-ribitylamino)uracil--L-tyrosine 4-hydroxyphenyl transferase CofH, translated as MEPSDLLNLPTDDLLSAASDLRDELFGNRITYSPKVFIPLTMLCRDKCGYCTFAQPPARLESPYLTPDEVLAIAKSGTEQGCHEALFTLGERPEERYPIAKEWLADHGYGSTIEYVAAMAELVLYETGLLPHANAGALYRDELALLRGVSPSQGMMVESLRDDLDAHRGSPDKVPQRRLDTLRWAGELQIPFTTGILVGIGENEADRVEALMAIADIHRQFGHIQEVIVQNFLPKPGTAMWRHEACPPQEHLRAIALARIILPPDVHLQAPPNLADDFGQLIEAGIDDWGGVSPITADHVNPERPWPALDKLTDVTEAAGFTVAPRLTAHREFVLDPTRWFDEKLRFAVLDRSDADGLALDGGGSHWPERTRDKMHVGSGADVEVENRSSSWYSGANASAPILVPAKPALHGPVAEVLEGVRLGQEPGFDELLTLFRARGNEVAAVAAFADDLRRQVVGDTVTFVKNRNINYTNVCTFKCRFCGFSKGPLSLNLRGKPYLLTLEEMADRVVEAVGMGATEVCLQGGIHPDFDGDYYIDVAKAVSAVAPDIHIHGFTALEVTEGAKRNEEPLADYLRRLMDAGLKTLPGTAAEILDDPVREVLCPDKINTEEWLYAHKTAHEVGLRSNITIMFGAVEQPESWVRHFLVTRDLQKQTGGFTEFVGLPFVHMASPIYLQRKARRGPTFRETLLMHSVARIAYHGLIDNVQASWVKIGVTGVQQLLQAGCNDLGGTLIDENISRAAGAEHGQALTEEEFAAIVAPLGRSLRQRTTLYGEVAARNQVPDKKVLLG; from the coding sequence ATGGAACCCAGTGACCTTCTCAACCTCCCTACCGACGACCTCCTGAGCGCAGCGAGCGACTTACGAGACGAGTTATTCGGAAACCGTATAACTTATTCACCCAAGGTTTTCATTCCACTCACCATGTTGTGTCGCGACAAGTGCGGTTATTGCACCTTTGCTCAACCGCCAGCTCGCTTGGAATCGCCGTATCTGACTCCCGACGAGGTGCTGGCAATTGCCAAGTCCGGCACTGAGCAAGGCTGTCATGAGGCATTGTTTACGTTGGGCGAACGGCCCGAAGAGCGTTATCCAATAGCCAAGGAATGGTTGGCTGACCATGGCTACGGTTCAACCATCGAATATGTGGCCGCTATGGCTGAACTGGTGCTTTACGAAACCGGCCTGCTGCCTCATGCTAACGCTGGTGCTTTGTATCGTGATGAGCTGGCGCTGTTGCGCGGTGTCAGTCCATCGCAGGGGATGATGGTTGAGTCATTGCGCGACGATCTCGATGCCCACCGGGGTTCGCCAGACAAGGTGCCTCAGCGTCGACTAGATACTTTGCGCTGGGCGGGAGAACTTCAAATACCCTTCACCACTGGTATTTTGGTGGGCATTGGCGAAAACGAGGCTGACCGTGTTGAGGCCCTCATGGCCATTGCCGACATTCATCGCCAATTTGGTCACATCCAGGAAGTCATTGTGCAAAACTTTTTGCCCAAGCCTGGCACCGCTATGTGGCGTCACGAAGCTTGCCCGCCACAAGAGCATCTACGAGCCATTGCCTTGGCTCGAATTATTCTGCCACCAGATGTGCATCTCCAAGCGCCACCGAATCTGGCCGACGATTTTGGGCAGCTAATCGAAGCTGGCATTGATGATTGGGGTGGTGTTTCGCCTATCACTGCTGACCATGTGAACCCGGAGCGGCCTTGGCCAGCGCTCGACAAGCTGACGGACGTGACCGAAGCCGCTGGCTTCACGGTTGCACCCCGCCTCACGGCTCACCGTGAGTTCGTACTTGACCCAACCCGTTGGTTCGATGAGAAGCTCCGCTTTGCGGTGCTGGATCGCAGCGACGCTGACGGTTTAGCTCTAGATGGTGGTGGCTCGCATTGGCCAGAACGCACTCGCGATAAAATGCATGTCGGTTCAGGGGCTGACGTCGAAGTAGAAAACCGTTCGTCGTCGTGGTATTCGGGCGCTAATGCTTCGGCGCCGATTCTGGTTCCGGCGAAACCAGCGCTACATGGTCCGGTGGCTGAGGTTCTCGAGGGAGTTCGTTTAGGCCAAGAACCGGGCTTCGACGAACTTCTGACCCTGTTTCGTGCCCGTGGTAACGAAGTCGCAGCGGTAGCAGCGTTCGCAGACGATCTACGCCGTCAGGTTGTTGGCGACACGGTGACCTTCGTCAAGAACCGCAATATCAACTACACCAACGTGTGCACCTTTAAGTGTCGTTTCTGTGGTTTTTCGAAGGGCCCGCTTTCACTCAACCTTCGCGGTAAGCCATACCTTCTTACACTCGAGGAGATGGCCGACCGGGTGGTGGAGGCAGTGGGCATGGGTGCAACCGAAGTCTGCTTGCAAGGTGGAATCCACCCCGATTTCGACGGTGACTACTACATTGATGTCGCGAAAGCTGTTTCTGCCGTCGCTCCCGACATCCATATTCACGGATTCACAGCCCTTGAAGTGACAGAAGGGGCGAAACGGAACGAAGAGCCACTCGCCGATTATCTACGCCGTTTGATGGACGCCGGACTCAAGACTTTGCCCGGTACAGCAGCCGAAATTTTGGATGATCCGGTACGCGAGGTTCTCTGCCCCGACAAGATCAACACCGAAGAGTGGCTTTACGCCCACAAGACCGCCCATGAAGTGGGTTTGCGTTCCAACATCACCATCATGTTCGGAGCGGTAGAACAGCCTGAAAGCTGGGTCCGCCACTTCTTAGTGACTCGTGATTTACAGAAACAAACGGGGGGCTTTACCGAATTTGTGGGCTTGCCGTTTGTGCATATGGCCTCACCTATTTATCTGCAGCGTAAAGCCCGGCGTGGTCCAACCTTCCGTGAAACCTTGCTGATGCACTCAGTGGCGCGCATTGCCTATCACGGTCTGATCGACAACGTGCAGGCCAGCTGGGTGAAGATTGGCGTAACGGGCGTTCAGCAATTGCTCCAGGCAGGATGCAATGATCTCGGTGGAACGCTGATTGACGAAAACATTTCGCGGGCAGCTGGCGCCGAACATGGCCAGGCCCTAACCGAAGAAGAATTTGCCGCCATTGTGGCACCACTGGGCCGAAGCCTGCGCCAGCGCACCACCCTATATGGTGAAGTAGCAGCCCGGAACCAGGTGCCGGACAAGAAAGTTCTGCTTGGATAA
- a CDS encoding TldD/PmbA family protein encodes MIDEALVERTLATALSRGAEFAEVFVEDRQASGATFDDGRIEDISSSRDRGAGIRVVVGDTTGFAHTSDLSENGLTQAASVAAQAARGGGGGVREVDLEPRFDGRSKADVLPETVAKATKVELLGRANEAARATGGAISQVMVRYGDNRRRILVANSNGLFATDDQVRTLFSVTAVANGDTGLQTGRESIGHTVGFELFNEYDVEELARRAANRALTKLQAVPAPSGSMPVVIGKGGGGVLFHEACGHGLEADLVAKEASVFANRRGEMVATPLVTLVDDGTMAKEWGFYNIDDEGHPGTENVLIEDGVLADYMWDYLRAQKEGRQSSGNGRRQSYQHLPMVRMTNTYIKNGQDDPADIIAATDHGVFVAQLGGGQVNTATGDFVFGMTEAYLIENGQITAPLRDGNLIGNGPQVLSQIDLLGNDFEMGSPGTCGKDGQGVPVGDGTPTLRVASLTIGGTAA; translated from the coding sequence ATGATCGACGAGGCGTTGGTTGAACGCACCTTGGCTACCGCACTTAGTCGAGGTGCCGAGTTTGCCGAAGTCTTTGTGGAAGATAGACAAGCAAGCGGGGCCACCTTCGATGACGGGCGGATAGAAGACATCTCGTCGAGTCGAGATCGGGGTGCAGGTATTCGGGTGGTGGTGGGCGACACCACTGGTTTCGCCCATACATCCGATCTCAGCGAAAACGGTTTAACCCAGGCCGCCTCAGTGGCTGCCCAAGCTGCCCGTGGTGGTGGCGGTGGGGTGCGAGAAGTGGACCTAGAGCCAAGGTTTGATGGTCGTTCGAAGGCCGATGTGCTGCCCGAGACGGTTGCCAAAGCTACCAAGGTCGAACTTTTAGGTCGGGCCAACGAGGCGGCTCGTGCTACTGGTGGAGCCATAAGCCAAGTGATGGTGCGCTATGGCGATAACCGCCGTCGTATTTTGGTGGCCAATTCCAACGGGCTTTTCGCCACCGATGATCAGGTTAGAACCTTGTTTTCGGTGACAGCGGTTGCGAACGGAGACACGGGACTACAAACCGGGCGTGAATCTATTGGTCACACTGTTGGTTTCGAATTGTTTAATGAATACGACGTCGAAGAGCTCGCCCGTCGTGCTGCCAATCGAGCCCTTACCAAGCTTCAGGCGGTGCCCGCTCCAAGCGGCTCGATGCCGGTTGTGATTGGTAAAGGCGGTGGTGGGGTGCTCTTTCACGAGGCATGCGGGCATGGCCTAGAAGCCGATTTGGTAGCTAAAGAGGCTTCTGTATTTGCCAACAGGCGCGGTGAAATGGTTGCCACGCCGCTGGTGACTTTGGTGGACGATGGCACCATGGCCAAAGAGTGGGGCTTTTACAACATTGACGATGAAGGCCATCCCGGCACGGAAAACGTGTTAATTGAAGACGGTGTTTTGGCTGATTACATGTGGGACTATCTCCGAGCCCAAAAAGAAGGACGTCAAAGCTCGGGTAATGGTCGCCGTCAAAGCTACCAACATCTTCCAATGGTGCGAATGACCAATACCTACATCAAAAATGGCCAGGACGATCCTGCTGATATCATCGCCGCCACCGATCACGGCGTGTTCGTGGCCCAATTAGGTGGCGGTCAGGTCAACACCGCCACCGGCGACTTTGTATTCGGTATGACCGAGGCCTACTTGATTGAAAACGGCCAGATCACCGCGCCATTGCGTGATGGCAACTTAATAGGCAATGGACCGCAAGTTCTTTCTCAAATTGACCTCCTCGGCAATGATTTTGAGATGGGCAGCCCCGGTACCTGCGGCAAAGACGGCCAAGGGGTGCCCGTAGGTGATGGCACACCTACGCTTCGGGTGGCCAGCCTCACCATTGGGGGCACCGCGGCATGA
- a CDS encoding helix-turn-helix domain-containing protein: protein MGPIEQSCSIAATLDVVGDRWTLLVLRDLFRGVYRFSELQSDLGIARNLLTDRLGKLVAHGLIEKVPYEQRPLRYEYRLTRKGADLSPALISLMAWGDRWYADHGAPVELIHEQCGTPIEPQPRCPTCEVVVPPGQIRSRPGPGAKYPNTA, encoded by the coding sequence GTGGGACCGATAGAGCAATCCTGTTCGATCGCCGCCACTCTCGACGTGGTAGGCGATCGCTGGACCTTGCTAGTTCTGCGCGACTTGTTTCGGGGGGTATATCGCTTCAGTGAGCTGCAAAGCGATCTGGGTATTGCTCGTAATTTGTTGACCGATCGCTTAGGCAAGCTGGTCGCGCATGGACTAATAGAAAAGGTTCCATACGAGCAGCGACCTTTGCGATATGAATACCGCCTTACCCGCAAAGGGGCCGATCTATCACCGGCGCTGATCTCGTTGATGGCCTGGGGCGATCGCTGGTATGCCGATCATGGTGCCCCAGTAGAGCTAATTCACGAGCAATGCGGTACCCCCATCGAACCCCAGCCTCGTTGCCCAACCTGTGAGGTCGTGGTACCTCCCGGACAGATCCGCTCTCGGCCAGGACCGGGTGCGAAGTACCCTAACACTGCGTAA
- a CDS encoding TldD/PmbA family protein, translating to MTSVANPTDLLAIAEALVAQAQPNEQVEVAIGEGRRTTIRVHGGQVESFTSATSHGVGVRVISDQREGFASAGSIEPDVLSQTLAEARDNARFTSADEFAGLVDPDGVEAIEIDHWREELLDYPEADKIARVVELERRVREGDRRIRSVRTAIWSDSASQFALASTKGLALATRGTGCSLAIGAIAGEGDDTATGSGHDAARVHTEIDDEKVIADAIRRSTELLGGKPVSSQRLTLFLEPEMAATLLGIIAGTLSGDVVLKGRSPFGERLGENIASPLLTLVDDPTDRRSLGADSHDGEGLATRRNVLIENGVLGGFLYDGTTGRRAGRPSTASALRSSRSLPSPGVQVMAIEPGARPAAELLAEVELGFAIRSMNGLHSGVNPVSGDFSVGAEGLMIRNGELAEAVREVSIAGSLQRMLLDIKEIGNDLTWLPGGTGMSSVVVGDVALGGR from the coding sequence ATGACCAGCGTTGCCAACCCGACCGACCTACTGGCTATTGCGGAAGCGCTAGTAGCTCAGGCACAACCGAATGAACAGGTCGAGGTAGCCATTGGAGAGGGTCGCCGTACCACCATTCGGGTTCACGGCGGCCAAGTTGAATCGTTCACCTCCGCCACCTCACATGGGGTTGGGGTGCGGGTGATCAGTGACCAGCGGGAAGGTTTCGCTTCGGCTGGTTCGATTGAGCCTGACGTGTTGTCACAGACCTTGGCTGAAGCTCGCGACAACGCACGTTTTACCTCGGCTGACGAATTTGCAGGATTGGTCGACCCCGATGGTGTTGAAGCTATCGAGATTGATCACTGGCGTGAAGAACTGCTCGATTATCCTGAGGCCGACAAAATCGCTCGAGTAGTCGAACTGGAGCGTCGGGTGCGTGAAGGCGACCGGCGTATTCGAAGCGTTCGCACTGCCATTTGGTCCGACTCCGCCTCACAATTTGCCCTAGCCTCCACCAAAGGGCTGGCACTGGCCACGCGGGGCACTGGTTGCTCGCTGGCTATTGGTGCCATTGCCGGTGAAGGTGATGACACCGCCACTGGTTCTGGCCATGACGCCGCTCGGGTGCATACCGAGATTGATGATGAGAAAGTCATCGCCGATGCCATTCGACGTTCAACGGAACTTTTGGGCGGGAAACCGGTTTCTTCCCAACGTCTGACCTTATTCTTAGAACCCGAGATGGCCGCCACGTTGTTGGGCATTATCGCAGGCACACTGTCGGGCGATGTGGTGTTAAAGGGTCGGTCACCTTTTGGTGAACGCCTTGGTGAAAACATAGCTTCACCCCTTTTAACCCTCGTTGATGACCCAACCGATCGTCGTTCGTTAGGTGCCGACAGTCACGACGGTGAGGGCTTGGCAACTAGGCGCAACGTGCTGATTGAAAACGGTGTGTTAGGTGGATTTCTTTACGATGGCACCACGGGCCGTCGAGCTGGGCGGCCCTCCACTGCTTCCGCGCTTCGTTCTTCACGCTCGTTGCCTTCGCCTGGTGTGCAGGTGATGGCCATCGAGCCTGGCGCACGTCCCGCGGCCGAGCTATTAGCCGAGGTTGAACTGGGTTTTGCTATTCGATCGATGAATGGCCTGCATTCCGGGGTGAATCCAGTTTCGGGTGACTTCTCAGTTGGTGCTGAAGGTCTGATGATCAGAAATGGTGAACTTGCCGAGGCGGTACGGGAAGTTAGCATCGCCGGGTCGCTGCAGCGCATGTTGCTTGACATAAAAGAGATCGGTAACGACCTCACCTGGCTGCCGGGCGGAACTGGCATGTCTTCAGTGGTGGTAGGTGATGTGGCCTTAGGTGGGCGCTAA
- a CDS encoding lysylphosphatidylglycerol synthase transmembrane domain-containing protein, protein MNNPRKQKTRNALVLATRSVVSLGLLGILFFKVASVDLSQAIPPWRPSNGLWLGGAAVLTFVAIGISAVRWYQVLNALGVHSRWQHLFSHCLAGQFISNVLPTTIGGDVIRVSRLSRETGRDSTTFASVVLERLSGWIVLPLTTFLGLALNPGLRHLGRATWLALGVAIATLIGLVLITVVVADPRVLGRFTDSAGWQRFLGAIHLGIDELRRKPAAALSVLAAGLGYQLVLISAALMAASALHIKEVGPTALLTFMPAVLIIQVLPIGISGLGIREAAFVLFLGPLGVPAEQAIALGLLLYLLNLVTSLPGAGSFAFGNRKTASTVSGAA, encoded by the coding sequence ATGAACAACCCAAGAAAACAAAAAACACGCAACGCCTTGGTTCTGGCAACAAGAAGCGTTGTCAGCCTCGGGCTCTTGGGCATTCTCTTTTTCAAAGTCGCGTCGGTCGATCTATCCCAAGCAATTCCCCCGTGGCGACCTTCGAACGGGTTGTGGTTGGGCGGCGCCGCGGTGCTCACGTTTGTAGCGATTGGCATTTCGGCCGTGCGTTGGTACCAAGTGCTAAATGCACTAGGTGTGCACTCACGTTGGCAGCACCTTTTCTCGCACTGCCTGGCCGGACAATTTATTTCCAACGTATTACCCACCACTATCGGCGGCGACGTGATCCGTGTCTCGCGGCTTTCGCGAGAAACCGGACGCGATTCCACCACCTTTGCCTCGGTAGTTTTGGAAAGACTAAGCGGCTGGATCGTGTTACCACTAACAACGTTTTTGGGTTTGGCATTGAACCCTGGTTTACGACATTTGGGCCGGGCCACCTGGCTCGCACTTGGCGTGGCTATTGCCACCCTTATTGGCCTGGTACTCATAACCGTGGTCGTCGCTGACCCCCGAGTGCTCGGTCGTTTCACCGACTCTGCGGGCTGGCAGCGCTTTCTCGGCGCAATCCACCTAGGGATCGACGAGTTGCGGCGCAAACCGGCGGCCGCGTTGTCTGTATTGGCAGCTGGTCTGGGCTATCAATTGGTGCTTATCAGCGCCGCTTTGATGGCGGCATCGGCACTACATATTAAAGAGGTCGGGCCAACCGCGCTGTTGACGTTTATGCCCGCCGTTTTAATCATCCAGGTTCTGCCGATTGGAATTTCTGGTCTCGGAATCCGTGAGGCAGCCTTTGTATTGTTTTTAGGTCCACTTGGGGTCCCGGCAGAACAAGCGATCGCGCTGGGCCTATTGTTGTACCTATTAAACCTGGTCACATCACTTCCCGGCGCTGGCTCTTTCGCTTTCGGGAATCGCAAAACAGCCTCCACAGTAAGCGGCGCAGCTTGA